The following coding sequences are from one Schizosaccharomyces osmophilus chromosome 1, complete sequence window:
- the gpp74 gene encoding Golgi phosphoprotein 3 family Vps74 yields the protein MTSGLSRRRVVSGNFVENEQEVKNVALMKSKAQSRDDDHKIAFDPKDLEQGAESEKQPKVTLMEEVLLLGLKDKQGYLSFWNDSISYSLRGCILIELAFRGKLRMQKDINRKRFPLADRMVELVDDKLTGEVLLDEAIKMIHSSEPLSVTSWIDLMSGETWNVMKIGYQLRQVRERLAKGLVDKGILRTEKKNFLLFDMPTHPIADTSIKEGLKRRVLSILTDRVVEFESTTAFPANMQFRYLRTICLVCSAYAANVLENALLALDFERRDRALAQVDELLSEFSQWPFLIHPSNVGANLGEAVGQELEPLSEDQMLSIEVVSAVLQVFTHLDSLL from the coding sequence ATGACAAGCGGATTATCTCGGAGAAGAGTCGTTTCAGGCAACTTCGTCGAAAATGAGCAAGAAGTCAAAAATGTCGCACtgatgaaaagcaaagcgCAGAGTCGTGACGACGATCACAAAATTGCATTTGACCCAAAAGACCTTGAACAAGGTGCTGAAAGTGAGAAACAACCAAAAGTAACCCTTATGGAGGAAGTGCTCCTCTTGGGTCTCAAAGACAAGCAGGGGTACTTGTCTTTTTGGAATGATAGTATTTCGTATTCTCTTCGGGGCTGCATTCTAATTGAGCTTGCTTTCCGTGGCAAGCTGCGCATGCAAAAAGACATAAATCGAAAACGTTTCCCGTTGGCCGATCGCATGGTGGAACTCGTGGATGATAAATTGACCGGCGAGGTATTGCTGGATGAAGCCATCAAGATGATACACTCGAGCGAACCATTGTCTGTTACGTCTTGGATTGATCTAATGAGTGGTGAAACTTGGAATGTTATGAAAATTGGATATCAACTGCGCCAAGTCCGTGAACGTCTTGCCAAAGGTTTGGTTGATAAAGGAATCCTTAgaactgaaaagaaaaatttcttGCTGTTCGATATGCCCACTCATCCTATTGCAGACACCTCTATCAAAGAGGGTTTAAAGCGACGTGTTTTGTCCATCCTCACAGACCGTGTTGTCGAGTTTGAAAGCACAACAGCTTTTCCTGCTAATATGCAATTCCGCTACCTGCGTACAATATGTCTTGTTTGCTCTGCCTATGCAGCTaatgttttggaaaacgcTCTATTAGCTTTAGACTTTGAAAGACGCGATAGAGCTCTTGCTCAAGTCGACGAACTTTTGTCTGAATTCTCTCAATGGCCATTCCTCATCCATCCCTCAAATGTCGGCGCTAATTTGGGTGAAGCTGTTGGACAGGAATTGGAGCCTTTATCAGAGGATCAGATGTTATCTATTGAAGTCGTCTCTGCCGTCTTGCAGGTATTTACTCATTTGGATTCCTTGCTTTAA
- the mtf2 gene encoding mitochondrial translation protein Mtf2 encodes MCLISPFAPRRLLSRFVSLVHRPASSAFSTHSRLSQTTSSPSSAFLPHRAFPNEPLDELFDFFIEDQNTKPSVATYIPTRGTKMMDPFESYYPVHMPLPKPAKRFFQDALARHPPPSPSEDANQQILSAGAPVDLGVHPPPKHPEQFFLDLQKSLSQSEQEATDLIAYRHQLLTCQTSFQLHQTFFTHFVPRLSKPAASPDTPSYFPLSRALRDSMLVARLNFLDPLLAHSFFSHVKHTSVFAYVQACTTQVYNQTLLALWQASQDPFTLLRLIAEMEANALPFDSETRQVFLAIHQQISSWPAHALPSTSAQHLQKLQKFLHTELIL; translated from the coding sequence ATGTGTTTAATCTCTCCTTTTGCTCCTCGTCGTCTTCTTTCGAGATTCGTTTCTCTCGTCCATCGTCCCGCCTCATCTGCTTTTTCCACTCATTCCCGTCTTTCTCAAACCACTTCCTCCCCTTCTTCTGCTTTTCTTCCCCATCGCGCCTTTCCAAATGAACCGCTGGACGAGCTTTTCgactttttcattgaagATCAAAATACAAAACCCTCTGTCGCTACCTACATTCCCACCCGCGGTACTAAAATGATGGATCCCTTTGAATCTTATTACCCAGTTCATATGCCCCTCCCAAAGCCCGCGAAGAGGTTCTTTCAAGATGCTCTTGCTCGTCACCCTCCCCCTTCGCCGTCAGAGGATGCAAATCAACAAATCCTTTCTGCCGGTGCTCCCGTCGATCTCGGCGTCCATCCTCCTCCAAAACATCCTGAACAATTCTTTCTCGATCTTCAGAAATCCCTTTCTCAGTCCGAACAAGAGGCCACCGATCTCATCGCCTACCGCCATCAACTCCTCACTTGCCAAACCAGCTTCCAGCTCCATCAAACCTTTTTTACCCACTTTGTCCCGCGACTCTCCAAACCCGCTGCTTCTCCCGATACTCCCTCTTACTTTCCTCTTTCTCGCGCTCTTCGCGATTCCATGCTTGTCGCCCGCCTCAATTTTCTAGATCCCCTCCTGGctcattctttcttttcccaTGTCAAACATACTAGTGTTTTTGCTTACGTTCAAGCTTGCACCACCCAGGTCTATAATCAAACCCTTTTGGCCCTTTGGCAAGCTTCTCAAGATCCTTTTACTCTGCTTCGGCTCATCGCCGAAATGGAAGCCAATGCCCTCCCCTTTGATTCGGAAACTCGTCAAGTCTTTCTCGCCATACACCAACAAATCTCCTCTTGGCCTGCCCATGCCCTTCCTTCTACCTCTGCCCAACATTTGCAAAAGCTACAGAAATTCTTACATACCGAGCTCATCTTGTAA
- the mug86 gene encoding plasma membrane acetate transmembrane transporter, with the protein MSPTIPSNPASLGAPHQQGYNPSSYPGDAAPSFTTGTTGADAADGIQSNHAEGAQPTHPTFLDTNTPGLHNAMPSGAITPNTVDVPYHIPKHSESRKLKHFYANRAEPIYDQTEKLATQVAELQRQQNKLFGPSGADFEPGIHRLRFNKNANPGPFGLFSFAFTTFLLSLINLGAGHVKNSRIIVAPAMFYGGLAQILVSMWEMASGNTFGGAVFGSYGCFWLSYGSIFIPWFHIANSYTDLDEFNYAVGLFLICWFLFSSLITICTIRSTLAFFCLFATLDITFLLLAAGYFKTNGGAPDTPLIRVGGGFGIACAAFAFYNALAGIATIENSFFNVPRAVFPWSLEGLGPNEANRRRMYDDDDSDKMA; encoded by the coding sequence ATGTCTCCCACTATTCCTTCGAACCCAGCTTCCCTTGGTGCTCCTCATCAACAGGGCTACAACCCTTCTTCGTATCCTGGCGACGCCGCTCCGTCGTTCACCACCGGCACCACAGGAGCCGATGCAGCTGATGGAATTCAGTCTAACCATGCAGAAGGCGCTCAACCAACCCACCCAACATTTCTCGACACCAATACTCCAGGCCTTCACAACGCTATGCCAAGCGGTGCCATTACTCCTAATACAGTGGATGTGCCCTATCATATCCCAAAACACTCTGAGTCTCGGAAGCTTAAACACTTTTATGCTAACCGTGCCGAACCAATCTACGACCAGACCGAAAAACTAGCTACTCAGGTTGCCGAGCTTCAACgtcaacaaaacaaactcTTCGGTCCCTCCGGTGCCGATTTCGAACCCGGTATCCATCGTCTTCGTTTCAACAAGAATGCTAATCCTGGTCCCTTTGgtctcttttctttcgcATTCACTacctttcttctttccctCATCAACCTTGGTGCCGGCCATGTCAAAAACTCCCGTATCATCGTAGCTCCGGCCATGTTTTATGGTGGTCTTGCTCAAATTCTTGTCTCCATGTGGGAAATGGCTTCTGGAAACACTTTCGGTGGTGCTGTCTTTGGTAGTTATGGTTGTTTCTGGCTTTCGTACGGTTCAATCTTTATCCCATGGTTCCATATCGCAAACTCATATACGGATCTCGATGAATTTAATTACGCTGTTGGCCTCTTTCTAATATGTTGGTTCTTGTTTTCCTCACTCATCACGATATGTACCATACGTTCTACGCtcgctttcttttgcttgtttGCTACCCTTGATATAACCTTCCTCCTACTGGCCGCCGGCTACTTCAAAACGAATGGCGGCGCTCCCGATACACCTTTGATCCGCGTCGGTGGTGGCTTTGGTATTGCCTGTGCTGCATTTGCCTTTTATAATGCTCTTGCTGGTATTGCTACCATAGAAAACTCCTTCTTCAACGTGCCTCGTGCCGTCTTCCCTTGGAGTTTGGAGGGTCTTGGTCCCAATGAAGCCAACCGCAGACGTATgtatgatgatgatgatagTGATAAGATGGCTTAA
- the mes1 gene encoding meiotic APC inhibitor Mes1 → MLNPDNKENEVPFFAKKEPESPPALYRVQRPLMRRPLQELSIEMVPPPSSTSGKETNEPLKKMKKTLAPSHGYHPYKISTKVLPHSPNTHKQPLKQKSSNRLMSMR, encoded by the exons ATGCTGAATCCAGATAACAAGGAAAATGAGGTTCCTTTTTTCGCTAAAAAGGAACCTGAATCCCCCCCTGCTCTCTATAGGGTACAGCGTCCTTTAATGCGCCGCCCTTTACAGGAATTGAGCATTGAGATGGTCCCTCCTCCTTCGTCCACTTCCGGCAAAGAAACCAACGAACCTctaaagaagatgaaaaag ACCTTAGCTCCCTCGCATGGTTATCATCCTTACAAGATCTCTACCAAGGTGTTACCACACTCACCTAATACTCACAAGCAGCCtcttaaacaaaaaagttcGAATCGATTGATGTCTATGCGCTGA
- the pxa1 gene encoding PXA domain protein Pxa1, translated as MSKLSVLLDPIFSKILEKYVYSWYYLISKDTLFPSQCEQVSNSVIYELEKRLSRQDLTNILFHEIPFLLTEHVKNVEEAQQRTVIPQGQILNVDRIYHNLHPHIALDREENELIYCRLIMEDICRHLLPAVNAKSEIEYVILREALATQVYKAIQNFSDHEKMYEGILLLSNALLRPSTSSWVLSLKRFCCWVLRAIKIISTTRTLPYYSTSWFRFYFQLFTKQVSQIPFDETKRLVFTTLFYPWIVLLSTFFCGILTCFFIATELYDKGAPERWSTFVLNEISEAEKNGASAQHISPTTGTDYRRQSQPSIAKVSRSQRRQSGASKSLHELSTKYIRHEDSKHQQSTLSPERRKPSLFMDTISPDNNASIALSTVTSTPVFSTSPSQSSTTTRHNLLSLVPTHLQSMSKENMSPKTKRNRTLSTPADTHKRDPSSSMNIMISKQAALEAYAKLPLLPALVAPAKLASLVDSDYRNKHIFYSLLNTLTVVMFPETRNEEL; from the coding sequence ATGTCGAAGCTGTCGGTTCTTCTCGACccaattttttccaaaattttggaaaaatacGTGTATTCTTGGTACTATTTGATCAGCAAAGATACACTTTTCCCTTCACAATGTGAACAGGTCAGCAACTCAGTTATTTATGAACTCGAAAAGCGCTTGTCCCGTCAAGATTTGactaatattttgtttcatgAAATTCCCTTTTTGTTAACAGAACATGTCAAAAACGTGGAAGAAGCACAACAGAGAACGGTGATTCCGCAAGGACAAATTCTGAACGTTGACAGGATCTACCATAACTTGCATCCTCATATTGCTTTAGACCGAGAGGAAAACGAACTCATTTATTGTCGTCTAATAATGGAAGATATTTGTCGTCATCTCTTACCTGCCGTCAATGCTAAAAGTGAAATTGAGTATGTTATATTGAGGGAAGCTTTGGCTACTCAGGTGTACAAAGCGATTCAAAATTTCTCCGATCATGAAAAAATGTATGAAGGTATCCTTTTACTTTCTAACGCTTTACTACGTCCCTCTACAAGTTCTTGGGTGCTCTCTCTTAAACGTTTTTGTTGCTGGGTTTTACGAGCAATTAAAATTATCTCCACTACCAGAACCCTTCCTTATTACTCTACTTCTTGGTTCcgcttttattttcagtTGTTCACGAAACAAGTTAGTCAAATTCCCTTTGACGAAACAAAGCGGCTGGTTTTTACTACTCTTTTCTACCCGTGGATCGTGTTGCTGTCTACCTTTTTTTGTGGTATATTAAcctgtttctttattgCAACAGAATTATATGACAAGGGGGCGCCTGAACGCTGGTCTACTTTTGTACTGAACGAGATATCTGAAGCTGAAAAAAACGGTGCTTCTGCGCAACATATATCACCCACCACCGGTACAGATTATCGAAGACAAAGTCAGCCGTCTATTGCCAAAGTTTCACGAAGCCAGCGCAGACAATCGGGTGCTTCGAAAAGTCTTCATGAACTGTCGACGAAATATATCCGTCATGAAGACTCCAAGCATCAGCAATCAACGCTGTCTCCTGAGAGAAGGAAGCCATCATTATTTATGGATACCATTTCTCCTGACAATAATGCTTCTATAGCTCTATCCACAGTAACGTCTACCCCAGTTTTTTCTACATCTCCAAGCCAATCTTCTACTACAACTCGCCATAATTTACTATCTCTTGTTCCTACGCATTTACAGAGCATgtcaaaggaaaatatgTCACCGAAAACGAAGCGTAATCGAACGCTTTCGACTCCTGCTGATACGCACAAACGAGATCCATCTTCAAGTATGAATATAATGATTTCAAAGCAAGCTGCACTCGAAGCTTATGCTAAACTTCCTCTGTTACCTGCATTGGTTGCACCTGCAAAACTTGCAAGTTTGGTGGATAGTGATTATCGCAATAAGcacattttttattcacTCCTAAATACATTAACTGTTGTGATGTTTCCTGAAACGAGAAACGAAGAGTTATGA
- the alg14 gene encoding UDP-GlcNAc transferase associated protein Alg14, producing MFKTFLLFGVSAFASLFLILVGREWYCSLKKNGLKNPHLLVYFGSGGHTGEMMNLLGAIEDQQYPIRSYVVGADDKMSYTKAKALISTKSHHKSSIFTIPRARYVKQAWLTTPLTAVWSLLFSIKVIFWNKNGIPDVILCNGPGTCVFLCLEGYVSKFFGKRIRIVYVESFARVNKLSLSGKILLPFVDRFLVQWPGLALKYKGAEYVGVVA from the exons ATGTTTAAAACATTCTTATTATTTGGCGTGTCTGCCTTCGCATCTCTTTTTCTGATACTCGTAGGAAGAGAGTGGTACTGttcattgaaaaagaatggtcTTAAAAACCCTCATTTGCTCGTCTATTTTGGTTCTGGAGGCCATACGGGAGAAATGATGAATCTGCTTGGAGCAATTGAAGATCAACAGTATCCGATACGATCCTATGTAGTAGGTGCTGACGACAAGATGAGTtatacaaaagcaaaagctttaATTTCTACTAAATCTCATCATAAATCTTCCATTTTCACAATCCCTCGAGCCCGATACGTAAAGCAAGCATGGTTAACGACACCCTTAACAGCTGTGTGGagccttttattttcaattaaagtgattttttggaataaaAACGGTATCCCAGATGTTATTCTTTGCAATGGTCCAGGAACATGCGTATTTTTATGTTTGGAAGGATACGTATCCAAG TTTTTTGGGAAGCGCATTCGGATAGTTTATGTGGAATCGTTTGCAagagtaaacaaactttcACTAAGCGGGAAAATACTATTACCGTTTGTTGATCGCTTTTTAGTACAATGGCCAGGCCTTGCACTCAAATATAAAGGTGCCGAATATGTTGGTGTTGTTGCTTGA
- the med18 gene encoding mediator complex subunit Med18, whose amino-acid sequence MQELYLLGVIPSRRSDIVANSLLKIFNEPNIIYEYWMVYRPKDVPINLPRQPDSWLRLCGQLDTVGSNESDWIQRAQWAIHLEGTSEPKREGRCGIRPVSRAKLTNGSPMEFVENLGYEFSHEYLVQGLKYTSNNCTIRLFQTLIPSQKHSIDPPFHPLAEDQAWLLHTYTHVADANNQKAMVQAEANLEHVKNLLLSVCELRNVRI is encoded by the exons ATGCAAGAGCTATACTTATTAGGAGTTATACCGTCTAGACGATCAGACATTGTTGCTAATTCACTcttgaaaatattcaatGAACCAAACATAATTTATGAGTACTGGATGGTCTATCGACCAAAAG ATGTTCCCATTAATTTACCACGACAGCCTGATTCTTGGCTTCGATTGTGCGGTCAATTAGACACGGTAGGAAGTAATGAGTCTGACTGGATACAGCGGGCACAATG GGCTATCCATTTGGAAGGTACTTCAGAACCTAAGAGAGAAGGAAGATGTGGAATTCGCCCAGTTAGTCGGGCAAAACTGACAAATGGCTCTCCAATGGAATTCGTGGAAAATCTTGGATATGA GTTTTCTCATGAGTACCTAGTACAAGGTTTAAAGTATACGTCCAACAACTGTACTATCAGGCTATTCCAAACATTGATTCCTTCGCAAAAGCATTCTATAGATCCTCCATTTCACCCGTTAGCAGAAGATCAGGCGTGGCTTTTGCATACGTATACCCATGTAGCAGATGCAAATAATCAAAAGGCTATGGTACAAGCGGAAGCAAACTTAGAACATGTAAAAAACTTGTTACTCAGTGTTTGTGAGTTAAGGAATGTACGTATATAA
- a CDS encoding auxin family transmembrane transporter: MSSLFGRIDVWGLLKPILESDLGVIVIALGGFILAKKGFLSREAQKTISNLNVYFFTPCLVFEKVGNGLNLKMLIDLSLLPLFYVVITTISILVSYIMARMFGLSRRQRNFATACIAFQNSNSLPLALVTSLANTVESLKWDKIPDDNAEKVASRGIMYLLIFSQLGQALRWSYGYRILLSPNQPDDDEDYDHLWDRRSAHEEEIENLLTPNEREDISHLNLPSSSGLSQSENAQVAAEDAEFRDSKFKKAVVLLLDFFSPPLYSLFVALFIAVIPPLQRFFFEPGSFVESSVTSGIRMVGDVAVPLILVVLGASLATDITKTEGSEQPTKVNDTRVLAVSLLGRMVVVPMVILPAFSLLSYFSKISTVDDPVFVVVIFLLVGSPTAIQLTQICQLNGVFERECAKVLWWSYAIFTPPNSLILAFTSLLVVDWTK; the protein is encoded by the exons ATGTCTTCTCTGTTCGGTCGAATTGACGTTTGGGGCCTTTTAAAGCCCATTTTAGAGAGTGATCTTGGTGTCATTGTCATCGCTCTTGGAGGATTCATCTTGgcaaaaaaaggattccTGTCAAGAGAAGCTCAAAAg ACGATTTCCAATCTCAACGTTTACTTCTTTACACCATGTCtggtttttgaaaaagtcgGTAATGGCTTGAATCTAAAAATGCTTATTGATCTTTCTTTACTGCCTCTTTTCTATGTGGTAATCACTACAAT TTCTATACTGGTTTCTTACATTATGGCTCGTATGTTTGGACTTAGCCGTCGACAACGGAATTTTGCTACCGCATGCATTGCCTTTCAAAAC TCCAACTCTCTTCCTTTAGCCTTAGTTACTTCCTTGGCGAATACGGTGGAAAGTCTTAAATGGGATAAAATTCCCGATGACAATGCTGAGAAAGTGGCTTCTCGTGGTATTATGtatcttttaattttctcCCAACTTGGTCAGGCTTTACGTTGGTCATACGGTTATAGAATTCTCCTGTCACCCAACCAAcctgatgatgatgaagattATGATCATCTATGGGACCGTAGGAGTGCTCATGAGGAAGAAATCGAGAATTTGTTGACCCCCAACGAACGCGAAGATATTAGTCATTTGAATTTACCATCTTCTAGTGGGTTATCACAGTCTGAAAATGCACAAGTAGCCGCTGAGGACGCCGAGTTTAGGGACTCCAAGTTTAAAAAGGCAGTTGTTCTTTTACTAGACTTCTTCAGCCCTCCGttatattctttatttgttgCTCTTTTCATTGCCGTTATCCCCCCCTTGcaaagattcttttttgaaccAGGCTCTTTTGTCGAGTCCAGTGTTACCAGTGGTATTCGAATGGTAGGTGATGTTGCTGTGCCGTTGATTTTGGTGGTCTTGGGTGCTAGTCTTGCAACAGATATTACAAAGACAGAGGGTTCAGAACAGCCTACCAAAGTAAACGACACACGCGTCCTTGCCGTTAGTCTGCTCGGTCGAATGGTGGTTGTACCTATGGTAATCTTGCCCGCTTTTTCCTTGTTATCTTACTTTAGTAAAATTAGCACAGTGGATGATCCAGTTTTTGTTGTCgttattttccttttggtaGGAAGCCCTACTGCTATTCAACTTACCCAAATATGTCAATTGAACGGGGTTTTTGAGAGAGAATGTGCAAAAGTCCTTTGGTGGTCTTATGCTATTTTTACACCTCCAAACTCTTTGATTCTTGCTTTTACCAGTCTTTTGGTTGTTGATTGGACAAAATAA
- the mug165 gene encoding Clr6 histone deacetylase complex subunit Mug165 encodes MSIQDSGYHYPDTPPLRFSSQELSDSTISVASTSKSQIQKGLYQTLIANSNPSSSIQNNVAALSASRAPTYPRHTKRARRTKRSKAEAPSIKRARMHRSKTTSDLSSLENKALAIKSKPSSTLSNSQSSENIPTASELKSRKATLESRFHRLSKALAEYYSSQMEKAEHGIHTNKHPVINQELQLFAADYDYRIRISTNSATLIQRQLEHYLSYRLQTISKNYQRYAMLIRQHLLCKTMKRYQNLCGRRLYDNMTPISNPSTTQQEFKPAQQISESTLPRVAPIFLPQIPSVLSDQQALDDLALCNV; translated from the coding sequence ATGTCGATTCAAGATTCAGGATATCATTATCCTGACACTCCACCCCTTCGATTTTCTTCACAGGAGCTTTCTGACTCGACAATATCCGTCGCCTCAACCTCCAAATCgcaaattcaaaaaggaCTGTACCAGACGCTGATTGCCAATTCTaatccttcttcttctattcAGAATAATGTAGCAGCTTTGTCCGCTTCTCGCGCACCAACTTATCCCCGTCATACAAAGCGAGCAAGGCGAACAAAAAGATCAAAGGCAGAAGCACCAAGTATAAAACGGGCACGAATGCATCGAAGCAAAACGACAAGCGATTTATCATCCCTTGAAAACAAGGCATTAGCCATAAAGTCAAAACCCTCCAGCACTTTATCGAATTCACAGTCTTCAGAGAATATTCCAACTGCCTCTGAATTAAAATCCCGCAAAGCTACTCTTGAATCTCGCTTCCATCGCTTGTCAAAAGCTCTCGCTGAATACTACTCTAGCcaaatggaaaaagcaGAACATGGTATTCATACAAATAAACACCCTGTGATTAATCAGGAGCTTCAACTTTTCGCTGCCGATTACGATTATCGGATACGAATCTCTACTAATTCAGCAACCCTTATTCAACGTCAGTTAGAGCATTACCTTTCCTACAGGCTCCaaacaatttcaaaaaactatCAAAGGTATGCTATGCTTATACGGCAACACTTATTATGCAAAACGATGAAACGGTATCAAAATCTGTGTGGACGCCGTCTATACGATAACATGACTCCAATATCCAACCCTTCTACGACCCAGCAAGAATTTAAGCCAGCTCAACAAATTTCCGAATCTACCTTACCTCGCGTGGCCCCTATATTCTTACCTCAAATCCCAAGTGTCCTTTCCGACCAACAAGCCCTAGATGATTTGGCTCTTTGCAATGTCTAG
- the rps2202 gene encoding 40S ribosomal protein S15a: protein MVRQSVLSDCLNNIVNAERRGRRQVLIRPSSKVIVKFLTVMQKHGYIDEFEEIDDHRSGKIVIQLNGRINKCGVISPRFNIKIKDIEKWVNNLLPSRQVGIIVLTTSRGIMSHNEARAKDTGGKILGFFY, encoded by the coding sequence atggtCCGTCAATCCGTTCTTTCTGACTGCTTGAACAATATTGTCAACGCTGAGCGTCGTGGACGTCGTCAAGTGCTTATCCGTCCTTCTTCCAAGGTCATTGTCAAGTTCTTGACTGTCATGCAAAAGCACGGTTACATTGACGAATTcgaagaaattgatgaCCATCGTTCTGGCAAGATTGTTATCCAGTTGAACGGCCGCATCAACAAGTGTGGTGTTATCTCTCCCCGCTTCAACATCAAGATTAAGGACATTGAAAAGTGGGTCAACAACCTTTTGCCTTCTCGTCAAGTTGGTATCATCGTCTTGACCACCTCCCGTGGTATCATGTCTCACAACGAAGCTCGCGCCAAGGATACTGGTGGTAAGATCCTTGGTTTCTTCTattaa
- the rbm10 gene encoding RNA-binding protein Rbm10, with the protein MILGRNNEHKQEKLGSMKKSVSNMDTLVNTERNIIQENGSDMDEDVERKDETNFKANFAPRFAGVPNQEIILQGLASSTDEKHILEVMSETGAEIDSIVLIRDKVTRESKRYSFVKFISLTSSKQWMERYFPSIHIDGRNISVRYSREAREEIDGWKCENCDLLNYSFRDACFKCKTLRSYVDNTERNGSNDAGDIPSLYLLLRNLDRSLTDLTLLKGLSRLECNVQRLFMIRRKKDNLFCSYAIIELSNVDEAAKTLTKARTFIGKPFTIASRKVFVDYIHEGVFVPAQGQVDDWKFPTKDGYRVYWDENLYCSIFIPENVDQEQFKPIEKALKQKKEKRARTTPAEPPSNKKIALTLARWQGAQKELTEDVPELTEEEEKFLLQYIWKSSLICVLCERKFHSWGHILKHLTQSFLHQKNLKNNPLVNAADGFMKRIREIERPDYRDRATERRAIHITDNTDSLKEPNFSPLPDLSLGNKSTEVYSQESLEPTAYLPGVGLGTKNAKVKINMTPVDRVKTRARSLYFENPTE; encoded by the exons atgattttagGTAGAAACAATGAGCATaagcaagaaaaattagGCTCGATGAAGAAGTCTGTTTCAAATATGGATACCCTCGTAAACACAGAGAGAAACATCATTCAGGAGAACGGCAGCGATATGGACGAAGATGTTGAGAGAAAggatgaaacaaattttaaAGCCAACTTCGCTCCAAGATTTGCGGGAGTGCCAAACCAAGAAATTATTCTGCAAGGGTTGGCTTCCTCAACAGATGAGAAACAC ATTTTAGAAGTGATGAGCGAAACCGGTGCGGAAATTGACAGTATTGTACTTATACGCGATAAAGTTACTCGTGAATCGAAGCGCTATAGCTTTGTAAAGTTCATATCTTTGACTAGTTCGAAACAATGGATGGAAAGAtattttccttcaattcaTATTGATGGTAGAAACATTAGTGTCCGCTACTCAAGAGAAGCTCGAGAGGAAATTGATGGATGGAAATGTGAAAAC TGTGATTTGTTGAACTATTCATTTCGAGATGCCTGCTTCAAGTGTAAAACTTTACGATCGTATGTTGACAATACAGAACGAAATGGAAGCAATGATGCTGGCGATATTCCTAGTTTATATCTGTTATTAAGAAACTTAGATCGCTCTTTAACTGATCTTACACTTCTCAAAGGCTTGTCAAGATTGGAATGCAATGTCCAAAGATTATTTATGATTCgacgaaaaaaagataatttgttttgtagCTATGCCATTATTGAATTATCAAATGTTGATGAGGCTGCCAAAACGTTAACAAAGGCGCGAACATTTATAGGAAAACCCTTCACGATTGCTTCTCGGAAAGTGTTTGTTGATTATATTCATGAAGGAGTGTTTGTTCCAGCCCAAGGACAAGTTGATGATTGGAAATTTCCTACTAAAGACGGATATCGTGTTTATTGGGACGAGAATCTATACTGCTCTATATTCATCCCCGAGAATGTTGACCAAGAGCAATTTAAACCAATTGAAAAGGcattgaaacaaaagaaagaaaagcgagCAAGGACAACCCCGGCGGAACCTCCctcaaacaaaaag ATTGCTCTTACTTTGGCACGTTGGCAAGGCGCCCAGAAAGAATTAACGGAGGATGTGCCTGAACttactgaagaagaagagaaatttCTTCTACAATACATTTGGAAATCATCGCTTATCTGTGTCTTATGTGAAAGAAAGTTTCACAGCTGGGGTCATATACTGAAGCACTTGACACAATCTTTTCTGCACCagaagaacttgaagaatAATCCCCTTGTTAATGCTGCTGATGGATTCATGAAACGTATTCGAGAAATCGAGCGCCCTGATTATAGAGACAGAGCTACTGAAAGAAGAGCTATCCACATTACTGATAATACCgattctttgaaagagCCCAACTTCTCACCATTGCCTGATCTGTCCCTTGGAAACAAGTCTACTGAAGTATATTCGCAAGAATCATTGGAGCCGACAGCTTACCTGCCAGGTGTTGGTTTAGGCACCAAAAACGCAAAAGTAAAGATTAACATGACACCTGTTGATCGAGTAAAAACCCGTGCTAGATCCTTGTACTTTGAGAATCCTACAGAATAA